The Listeria welshimeri serovar 6b str. SLCC5334 genome has a window encoding:
- a CDS encoding metal ABC transporter ATP-binding protein, which translates to MKYIDIANVGFKYESEPVLENISFQVSAGEFIILTGENGAAKSTLLRIILGILQPGKGSVTFTKKNADGGRLLIGYVPQQIASFNAGFPSTVIELVRSGRFPNGKWFKRLTKKDHAHVEKALKSVEMWDYRHKRIGELSGGQKQRICLARMFATDPDILILDEPQTAMDKQSKIRFYDLLKHEAQVHNKAILMVTHDSEEMEAYVDKHIRLVRKEDVSWKCFSMDLCKEPSKPQ; encoded by the coding sequence ATGAAATACATTGATATAGCCAATGTTGGTTTTAAATATGAATCCGAGCCAGTACTTGAAAACATTTCTTTTCAGGTGAGTGCAGGAGAATTCATTATATTAACAGGAGAAAACGGAGCAGCTAAATCAACACTGCTCCGTATTATTCTGGGCATTTTACAACCAGGTAAAGGTTCAGTTACTTTTACTAAAAAGAATGCAGATGGCGGGCGACTTTTGATAGGTTATGTACCACAGCAAATAGCTTCGTTTAACGCCGGTTTTCCAAGTACAGTTATAGAATTAGTGAGGTCTGGTCGTTTTCCAAATGGTAAGTGGTTCAAACGGCTCACTAAAAAAGATCATGCCCACGTCGAAAAAGCATTGAAATCTGTAGAAATGTGGGATTACCGTCATAAACGCATTGGCGAGCTATCTGGCGGTCAAAAACAGCGGATTTGTCTAGCTCGAATGTTCGCCACGGATCCTGATATTTTAATCTTGGATGAACCACAAACCGCAATGGATAAACAAAGTAAAATCCGTTTTTATGATTTATTAAAGCATGAAGCGCAGGTCCATAATAAAGCGATTTTAATGGTAACGCATGATAGTGAAGAAATGGAAGCTTATGTTGATAAACACATTCGCCTTGTTAGAAAGGAGGATGTATCATGGAAATGTTTCTCTATGGATTTATGCAAAGAGCCTTCCAAGCCTCAATGA
- a CDS encoding metal ABC transporter permease: MEMFLYGFMQRAFQASMIIAIIAPLLGVFLIIRRQSLMADTLSHVSLAGVALGLVLNVNPSVTTLIIVVIAALGIEYLRGVYATYSELSIAILMAGGLAVALVLMSLDQGGITTSVQQYLFGSIVTISKAQVQLLVILGIAIIVLFLVFKRFMFVLTFSEDVAVAEGVPVRLISLLFSVVTGIAIAVIMPIAGALLVSALIILPAAIGMRVSKGFLMCVISAILIGLVGMFSGLVSSYQLGTPPGATITLMFIILFIISTFILKIVRK, translated from the coding sequence ATGGAAATGTTTCTCTATGGATTTATGCAAAGAGCCTTCCAAGCCTCAATGATTATTGCTATTATTGCACCTCTTTTAGGGGTTTTCTTAATTATACGAAGACAGTCACTGATGGCGGATACGCTTTCGCATGTATCGCTTGCGGGTGTTGCTTTAGGACTGGTTTTAAATGTGAATCCCAGTGTGACAACTTTAATTATAGTAGTGATTGCGGCGCTTGGGATTGAGTATTTACGCGGAGTTTATGCAACTTATTCGGAGTTATCGATTGCGATACTTATGGCTGGCGGGCTTGCTGTAGCGCTAGTTTTGATGAGTTTAGATCAAGGTGGAATTACAACGAGTGTGCAGCAATATTTATTTGGTTCTATTGTGACAATAAGCAAGGCGCAAGTTCAGTTGTTAGTGATTTTAGGTATTGCTATCATAGTACTGTTTCTTGTGTTTAAGCGGTTCATGTTTGTACTTACATTTAGTGAAGATGTTGCGGTTGCAGAAGGAGTTCCCGTACGTTTGATTTCCCTTTTATTTAGTGTAGTTACTGGTATCGCTATTGCTGTGATAATGCCAATAGCAGGGGCGCTTCTGGTGTCAGCACTTATTATACTACCGGCGGCAATTGGGATGCGTGTTTCGAAAGGATTTTTGATGTGTGTTATTAGTGCGATTTTAATTGGGTTAGTTGGAATGTTTTCCGGATTAGTATCTTCCTATCAGCTCGGAACTCCTCCTGGCGCAACGATTACTTTAATGTTTATTATACTTTTCATTATTTCAACTTTCATTTTAAAAATAGTACGAAAATGA
- a CDS encoding Crp/Fnr family transcriptional regulator has translation MPKTLYSYQEFIRLTHEGKISYEKIEVKKNTYLLSKQAEVDDFIFLVAEGYISLFSNDINANTKIYSIQGKGTFLNYFTLLDQSVNRFSFKTLSKCTLYKYSKLDIEYFLSMFPENFGFQFFIMKNQTTHIYFKSLMANSPASDKLMLTFFHMGLLHGTPINDDKVILPQEIKTSHLLSYSNLSKSCFYKDLHHLKITNQIEKQDKTWIIYNKELNAKIRNGQVSI, from the coding sequence ATGCCTAAAACATTATATAGTTATCAAGAATTCATTCGACTTACCCATGAAGGAAAAATATCCTACGAAAAAATAGAAGTTAAAAAAAATACTTATTTACTATCAAAACAAGCCGAAGTAGATGATTTTATTTTTCTTGTAGCAGAGGGTTATATTTCCTTATTTTCAAATGACATTAATGCAAATACAAAAATCTACTCTATTCAAGGTAAAGGAACATTTTTAAACTACTTCACTTTACTTGATCAAAGCGTCAATCGTTTCAGTTTCAAAACTTTATCTAAATGCACCTTATATAAATATTCTAAGTTAGACATTGAATATTTCCTCTCTATGTTTCCTGAGAACTTTGGTTTTCAATTTTTCATTATGAAAAACCAGACTACCCATATCTACTTTAAAAGTTTAATGGCAAATAGTCCGGCTTCTGACAAGCTTATGCTTACATTTTTTCATATGGGGCTTCTACATGGTACACCTATTAATGACGACAAAGTAATTCTTCCACAAGAAATTAAAACAAGTCATTTACTCTCCTATAGCAATCTTTCAAAAAGTTGTTTTTACAAAGATTTGCATCACTTAAAAATCACTAACCAAATTGAAAAACAAGATAAAACTTGGATTATCTACAACAAAGAATTGAATGCTAAAATTCGAAATGGCCAAGTATCTATTTAA
- a CDS encoding ATP-dependent DNA helicase: MRNMRISVRRLVEFVLRSGSIDNRMASSNRALEGTKIHQLLQKSAGDEYQAEVSLKLERVVDNIAFLLEGRADGIIKGEIIDEIKTTETPMEEITEDFRPLHWAQLICYGFILAETAKLDKVTLQLTYYQVVDEEIKQFQRVMTRSEMALFVDDLLSKYAVWAKMSAAWEMKRNKTIQELSFPYKSYRRGQRELAIAVYRTAMSGESLFCEAPTGIGKTMSTLFPAMKAMGTGKIDKIFYFTAKTITRQVAEDALIEMRRKGLAARSVTITAKDKICFLDERKCEPDHCQFARGYYDRLNEALFDMLQSEEAITRPVVETYARKHTLCPFELSLDVALFCDAIICDYNYLFDPVIYLKRFFAEGPGKYTFLVDEVHNLVDRARSMFSATLRKSLIMQVKRGLDKKLNKRLLNAINAMNREMISLNKKLTELGKTVYVNKEKLVDWNEAILKFTFVAKEWLPQNNQSESQADVLELYFESLRYVAIAECYDERYVTQVTRSHGDLEIKQLCLDPAFLLSEKLKLGDSSVLFSATLRPIDYYTNVLGGEKDTSRMIFSSPFKQNNMHLLVADFISTKYQMRENSLESVVDALFALISGKKGNYLFFFPSFLYLQNVYELFREKYPEVQVQKQETSMDEERREHFLEMFQADNEETLVGFCVLGGVFSEGVDLRGDRLVGAAIVGVGLAQLNYESDLIKDYYNKSIGRGFDYAYQIPGMNKVLQAVGRVIRGEADRGVVLLIEERFSAERYRALFPAHWNHAKTVKNIHEISHEVSEFWQNS; encoded by the coding sequence ATGAGAAATATGCGGATTTCGGTTCGACGTTTAGTGGAATTTGTCCTTAGAAGTGGAAGTATAGATAATCGCATGGCTAGTTCAAATCGTGCTTTAGAAGGAACGAAAATCCATCAACTACTCCAAAAATCAGCTGGAGATGAATATCAAGCCGAAGTAAGTTTAAAATTAGAGCGAGTAGTAGATAATATAGCTTTTTTACTGGAAGGTCGAGCAGATGGAATTATCAAGGGAGAAATTATAGATGAAATTAAAACGACTGAAACACCAATGGAAGAAATTACGGAAGATTTCCGACCGCTCCACTGGGCGCAACTTATTTGTTATGGATTTATTCTAGCTGAAACTGCCAAACTTGATAAGGTCACTCTTCAATTGACCTATTACCAAGTGGTGGATGAAGAGATAAAACAATTTCAACGTGTGATGACTCGCTCCGAAATGGCGCTTTTTGTGGATGATTTACTTTCCAAATATGCCGTTTGGGCGAAAATGTCGGCGGCTTGGGAAATGAAGCGAAATAAAACCATTCAAGAACTATCTTTTCCATATAAAAGTTACAGACGTGGACAAAGAGAACTGGCAATTGCGGTTTACCGGACGGCTATGTCGGGGGAAAGTTTGTTTTGCGAGGCGCCAACTGGGATTGGTAAAACCATGTCGACCTTATTTCCAGCAATGAAAGCAATGGGCACTGGAAAGATTGACAAGATTTTTTATTTTACAGCCAAAACAATTACGAGGCAGGTTGCGGAAGATGCACTTATAGAGATGCGACGAAAAGGGTTAGCTGCAAGAAGTGTAACAATCACAGCTAAAGATAAAATTTGTTTTTTAGATGAGCGGAAATGTGAGCCAGACCATTGTCAGTTTGCGCGTGGTTATTATGATCGTTTGAATGAAGCATTGTTTGATATGTTGCAATCTGAGGAAGCAATAACTCGTCCAGTTGTAGAAACATATGCCCGAAAACATACGCTTTGTCCTTTTGAATTATCGCTCGATGTGGCACTTTTTTGTGATGCGATTATTTGTGATTATAATTATTTATTTGATCCAGTAATCTATCTGAAACGTTTTTTTGCGGAAGGTCCGGGGAAATACACATTTTTAGTAGATGAAGTGCATAATTTAGTGGATCGTGCGCGCTCTATGTTTTCTGCTACCTTGCGGAAATCACTGATAATGCAGGTGAAACGTGGACTGGACAAAAAATTAAATAAACGTTTATTAAATGCAATAAATGCGATGAACAGAGAAATGATTTCACTCAACAAAAAACTAACAGAATTAGGAAAAACCGTTTATGTGAATAAAGAAAAGTTGGTTGATTGGAATGAGGCGATATTAAAGTTCACATTTGTGGCAAAAGAATGGCTACCTCAAAATAATCAGTCAGAATCACAAGCTGATGTGCTAGAACTTTATTTTGAAAGCTTACGATATGTAGCAATTGCAGAATGTTATGATGAACGCTATGTTACACAAGTGACACGAAGCCATGGAGATTTAGAAATAAAACAGTTATGTCTCGATCCAGCATTCCTTCTATCAGAAAAATTGAAACTAGGAGACAGCTCGGTTCTTTTTTCGGCTACCCTTAGACCGATAGATTATTATACGAATGTACTTGGCGGTGAGAAAGATACAAGCCGTATGATTTTTTCTTCCCCTTTTAAGCAAAATAATATGCATTTACTTGTGGCAGATTTTATAAGCACGAAATACCAAATGCGAGAAAATAGCTTAGAATCAGTTGTAGATGCACTATTTGCATTGATTTCTGGAAAAAAAGGTAATTATTTATTTTTCTTCCCATCATTTTTGTATTTACAGAATGTATATGAATTATTTAGAGAAAAGTATCCAGAAGTTCAGGTGCAAAAACAAGAAACATCAATGGATGAAGAGCGGCGAGAGCATTTTTTAGAGATGTTCCAAGCAGATAATGAAGAAACATTGGTCGGCTTTTGTGTTTTAGGAGGCGTTTTTTCTGAAGGCGTTGATCTAAGAGGTGATCGCCTAGTTGGAGCGGCTATTGTAGGGGTAGGACTCGCACAGCTTAACTATGAATCAGATTTAATTAAAGATTATTATAACAAATCTATTGGTCGTGGATTTGATTATGCTTACCAAATACCGGGAATGAATAAAGTACTCCAAGCTGTCGGGCGTGTTATTCGAGGGGAAGCAGATCGCGGAGTTGTATTATTAATAGAAGAACGTTTTTCCGCTGAACGATATAGAGCTTTGTTTCCGGCTCACTGGAATCATGCAAAAACAGTGAAAAATATCCATGAAATCTCCCATGAAGTAAGTGAATTTTGGCAGAATAGCTGA
- the yidA gene encoding sugar-phosphatase yields the protein MYKIIAIDIDGTLLNDAHKITPAVRDSIKAAKEKGVKVVLCTGRPLAGIKKSLIELDLLEAGDYAITFNGAVVLETASEKTLADITLNKAELEEIYAFCHAENVNVTYFDGKNMYVPSRKITEITCQDSLLLQTPLYHLPVEEAPDSIHVSKIMLLDSPEKITDVIKKLPDTIKEKFYVVRSVPYNLEFLQKGVNKGSALASLASKLGVKQSEVMSIGDQENDTTMIEYAGMGVAMGNATEHIKEIANYTTTTNNEDGVANAIQMLVLNR from the coding sequence ATGTATAAAATTATTGCGATAGATATTGATGGAACGTTATTAAACGACGCGCATAAAATTACACCAGCAGTGCGTGATTCTATTAAAGCAGCTAAAGAAAAAGGGGTAAAGGTAGTATTATGCACAGGACGTCCCCTTGCCGGAATTAAAAAAAGCTTAATTGAATTAGATTTATTAGAGGCAGGGGATTACGCGATTACATTTAATGGGGCGGTTGTATTAGAAACTGCTTCCGAAAAAACATTAGCAGATATTACTTTAAATAAAGCAGAATTAGAAGAAATTTATGCGTTTTGTCATGCGGAGAACGTGAACGTAACTTATTTTGATGGGAAAAACATGTATGTGCCAAGTCGGAAAATCACAGAAATTACTTGTCAAGATTCATTATTATTACAAACACCGCTTTATCATTTACCAGTAGAGGAAGCTCCTGATTCTATCCATGTTTCTAAAATAATGTTGTTAGATTCGCCTGAAAAAATCACAGATGTTATTAAGAAACTACCTGATACAATCAAAGAAAAGTTTTATGTGGTTCGAAGTGTACCGTATAATTTAGAGTTTTTGCAAAAAGGTGTAAACAAGGGATCTGCACTTGCAAGTTTAGCGAGTAAGCTTGGTGTGAAACAGAGCGAAGTAATGAGTATTGGCGACCAAGAAAATGATACGACAATGATAGAATATGCAGGTATGGGTGTTGCGATGGGTAATGCGACAGAACATATTAAAGAAATTGCCAACTACACGACAACTACCAATAATGAAGATGGCGTAGCTAATGCAATTCAAATGCTAGTTCTAAATCGTTAA
- a CDS encoding dipeptide epimerase, with protein MKITKIKTHSLPIQLKATFKTALRVVNHVNVVRVYIHFDNGIVGIGEAAPTHVITGDTEVSITSAINDIFSPFLIGRELDEELTILDEMKSLLVHNSSPKAAIDIALHDALAKAHSKPLYEFLGGGTTKLETDYTISIGTPEEMVRDAEIKVSEGFQSLKVKLGLDPVEIEVAKIRQMNEALGGKIPFRIDANQGWTADEAIQILNEWHDIPIDFIEQPVKSWDFSGMTKVTANTNIPIMADESLFGIHDAKRLLDEKCCNLLNIKLMKSSGIREARAIHELASSHNVDCMIGTMIEGYASLSAAAHFAAASKQVKFYDLDVPFMWNLHGKNLTDIGLEIGRGQVLLTEEDGIGIPAY; from the coding sequence TTGAAAATCACAAAAATTAAAACCCATAGCTTGCCAATTCAACTAAAAGCGACTTTTAAAACAGCACTTAGAGTAGTTAATCATGTGAATGTTGTGCGAGTGTATATTCATTTTGATAACGGGATTGTTGGTATTGGAGAAGCTGCCCCAACTCATGTAATTACAGGGGATACAGAAGTGAGTATTACAAGTGCGATAAATGATATTTTTAGCCCTTTTTTAATTGGGCGTGAGCTAGATGAAGAACTTACCATTTTAGATGAGATGAAATCGCTTTTAGTTCATAATTCAAGTCCAAAAGCCGCCATTGATATTGCTTTACACGATGCTCTGGCAAAAGCCCACTCAAAACCATTGTATGAATTTCTTGGTGGGGGAACTACAAAACTAGAAACAGATTATACTATTAGCATCGGGACACCAGAAGAAATGGTTCGAGACGCAGAAATCAAGGTATCAGAAGGCTTTCAGTCGCTTAAAGTTAAACTTGGTCTTGATCCTGTAGAAATAGAAGTAGCAAAAATCAGACAAATGAACGAAGCATTAGGAGGTAAAATTCCTTTTAGAATCGATGCAAATCAAGGGTGGACCGCAGATGAAGCGATTCAAATTCTAAATGAATGGCATGACATTCCGATTGATTTTATTGAGCAACCGGTTAAAAGTTGGGATTTCTCTGGAATGACAAAAGTGACTGCAAATACCAATATCCCTATCATGGCAGATGAGAGTTTATTTGGAATTCACGATGCTAAGCGACTTTTAGATGAAAAATGCTGTAACTTACTTAATATTAAATTGATGAAAAGCTCTGGAATTAGAGAAGCGCGTGCGATACATGAGTTAGCAAGTAGCCATAATGTTGACTGTATGATTGGGACGATGATTGAAGGATATGCAAGTTTATCAGCAGCAGCTCATTTCGCAGCGGCATCTAAGCAAGTGAAGTTTTATGATTTAGATGTACCGTTTATGTGGAATCTACATGGCAAAAATTTAACCGACATCGGCCTTGAAATTGGTCGTGGGCAAGTACTTTTAACAGAAGAAGATGGGATTGGAATTCCTGCTTATTAA
- a CDS encoding NlpC/P60 family protein, protein MKKLVSQSNAFLWRKNEMNPVLANILEARKNDDLVQVSQQDAMKLYDDSLVDSDLLYNDSVIVDKVEGDWAKVVVPSQHSFLDERGYPGWMLLKDLADTDEIEDTNEKIAVIIPKTQITYENGDKRTVSFGTLFTKISEADGLYEIVTPHGPATILKSQVELQHKTRDNIGVDVVQMAMQFLDLPYVWAGISSAGFDCSGFAFTLYRTCGKYIGRDATEQSFAGEKIDYKNAEPGDLLFFAYEEGKGEVHHVGIYIGNDEMIHSQTPGSKVILTKIAGSKYEPELCVTSRHR, encoded by the coding sequence ATGAAAAAACTAGTTAGTCAAAGTAATGCGTTTCTTTGGAGAAAAAACGAGATGAATCCTGTATTAGCCAATATTTTAGAGGCCAGAAAAAATGATGATTTGGTTCAAGTTAGCCAACAAGACGCTATGAAATTATATGATGATAGCCTTGTTGACTCCGATTTACTATATAACGATTCAGTGATAGTTGATAAAGTAGAAGGCGACTGGGCAAAAGTAGTTGTTCCCTCCCAGCATAGCTTTCTGGATGAACGTGGTTATCCAGGGTGGATGTTGTTAAAAGACCTCGCAGACACAGATGAAATAGAAGATACCAATGAGAAAATTGCTGTAATTATACCAAAAACTCAAATCACATATGAAAACGGTGATAAAAGAACTGTGTCATTTGGAACACTTTTTACAAAAATTTCTGAAGCGGATGGACTTTATGAGATTGTAACACCCCATGGTCCAGCCACGATTTTAAAAAGCCAAGTAGAATTACAGCATAAAACTCGCGATAATATTGGTGTGGATGTTGTACAAATGGCGATGCAATTCCTTGATTTACCATACGTTTGGGCAGGAATTAGTAGTGCTGGTTTTGATTGTTCCGGATTTGCTTTCACACTTTACCGAACTTGTGGAAAATATATTGGGCGTGATGCCACTGAACAATCTTTCGCAGGTGAAAAAATTGATTATAAGAATGCAGAGCCAGGTGATTTGCTATTTTTCGCATATGAAGAAGGTAAAGGAGAAGTTCATCATGTTGGCATTTACATCGGAAATGACGAAATGATTCATTCACAGACTCCAGGTTCCAAAGTGATTTTAACTAAAATTGCTGGCAGTAAATACGAACCAGAACTTTGTGTTACTTCAAGGCATCGCTAA
- a CDS encoding serine hydrolase, translating into MKLTNYQKINQDFNTIDTKALYITDENKVLFAENENQLFTAASVIKLPIYLYFFEKIAKNELDLQTKMQIPTEKIVAGAGIIKILPQKSTWTLEELLHLMIAISDNTATNQLIELATMQKLQSWISENHWNDGIQLERKMMDFTTTKQNKISAKAAVNILRKIIELGELYPDLKETIRRPLYNQQFRSNIAGTLEEAGIPGLQMLNKTGELKDIQHDVAFFEYKGNTRFAATLTYNTGLEANATAWMQIIGKELFSEMINTK; encoded by the coding sequence GTGAAACTGACCAATTATCAAAAAATTAACCAAGATTTCAACACGATTGATACAAAAGCGCTGTATATTACAGATGAAAACAAAGTCCTTTTTGCTGAAAATGAAAACCAACTTTTCACAGCGGCAAGCGTTATCAAACTACCAATATATTTATACTTTTTCGAAAAAATTGCCAAGAACGAGCTAGACTTACAAACCAAAATGCAGATTCCAACCGAAAAAATAGTAGCAGGTGCGGGAATTATAAAAATTCTACCTCAAAAAAGCACGTGGACGCTAGAAGAGTTGCTTCATTTAATGATTGCTATTTCTGATAATACAGCTACTAATCAACTAATCGAGCTAGCAACCATGCAGAAACTGCAATCTTGGATAAGTGAAAATCATTGGAATGACGGAATACAGCTCGAACGAAAAATGATGGACTTCACGACGACTAAGCAAAACAAAATTAGTGCTAAAGCAGCTGTAAATATTTTGCGAAAAATCATAGAACTAGGCGAACTATATCCAGATTTAAAAGAAACTATCAGACGTCCCTTATATAACCAACAATTTCGCTCGAACATAGCCGGGACTTTAGAAGAAGCCGGAATTCCTGGGCTTCAAATGTTAAATAAAACAGGTGAACTAAAAGATATTCAGCATGATGTCGCCTTTTTTGAATATAAGGGAAATACTAGATTCGCTGCTACACTTACATATAATACTGGGCTAGAAGCAAATGCGACGGCTTGGATGCAGATAATAGGGAAAGAATTATTTTCTGAAATGATAAATACCAAATAA
- a CDS encoding peptide ABC transporter substrate-binding protein, protein MKKRVALICIMILSISTFLMACGGNKDEASKSQGKKTLKIMENAEVSSMDSTLSQDVPSFTEQGQVFEGLYTLNDKDQAVPAIAKDMPTLSEDQKTYTIKLRDDAKWSNGTKVTANDFIFAWKKLANPDTAAQYSFLLDGTVKNGTDVINGKKSVDELGIKALDDYTIEIQLEQPVPYFTSLLAFNSFYPQNEDYVKEQGEKYAQSSENMIYNGPFVMKGWTNTEKAWTLEKNPEYWDKKNVKSDKIEVSVVKAPNTAVNLYDTGKLDVATLSGDYASQKSNDKDYHSELDAYVTHLKLNQELDGKKTPLANENLRKALSLAVDKESLTKKILADGSKAIYGYVPEKFVTNPETGEDFRKESGDYMKQDKTEAKSYFDKAKQELGGGEVTVELLNSDLESSKKVGEYLQSQLESALPGLKVNLKTVPKKNLLQLTREQKYEIVLSNWGPDFQDPLTFLGNYTTGNTYNASGYSSADYDKMINATSTTLTTQPEKRWETFIDAEKLLIETDAAMIPLYQTAVCNLKKDTVKGIVHHNFGTSFSYKGAYVE, encoded by the coding sequence ATGAAAAAAAGAGTAGCGTTAATATGTATCATGATACTATCGATATCAACCTTTTTAATGGCATGTGGAGGAAATAAAGACGAAGCAAGCAAATCACAAGGCAAAAAGACATTAAAAATTATGGAAAACGCCGAAGTTTCTTCTATGGATTCTACTTTATCTCAAGATGTTCCGAGTTTTACCGAACAAGGCCAAGTGTTTGAAGGCTTATACACTTTGAATGACAAAGATCAAGCAGTTCCAGCTATTGCAAAAGACATGCCAACCTTGAGCGAGGATCAAAAAACATATACGATTAAATTGCGAGATGATGCTAAATGGTCAAACGGCACAAAAGTTACTGCAAATGACTTCATTTTTGCTTGGAAAAAATTAGCAAATCCCGATACTGCCGCGCAATATTCATTTTTACTTGATGGTACAGTTAAGAATGGAACGGATGTAATTAACGGCAAGAAAAGTGTAGACGAATTAGGAATAAAAGCGCTTGACGATTATACGATTGAAATTCAGTTAGAACAACCAGTTCCATATTTTACATCCCTGCTAGCTTTCAACTCATTCTATCCTCAAAATGAAGATTACGTGAAAGAGCAAGGAGAAAAATATGCGCAAAGCAGTGAAAATATGATTTACAACGGTCCTTTTGTCATGAAAGGTTGGACCAACACTGAAAAAGCTTGGACTTTAGAAAAAAATCCTGAGTACTGGGATAAAAAGAATGTGAAATCCGATAAAATCGAAGTAAGCGTAGTAAAAGCACCTAACACAGCGGTAAATCTATATGATACTGGAAAACTTGATGTAGCAACACTTTCCGGTGATTATGCTTCCCAAAAAAGCAACGATAAAGATTACCATTCTGAACTAGATGCTTATGTAACGCATCTAAAACTAAACCAAGAACTCGACGGTAAGAAAACGCCACTTGCTAATGAAAACTTACGAAAAGCTCTTTCTCTAGCGGTAGACAAAGAATCGCTTACAAAGAAAATTTTAGCAGATGGATCTAAAGCGATTTATGGCTATGTCCCAGAAAAATTTGTCACCAATCCTGAAACGGGCGAAGATTTCCGTAAAGAAAGTGGCGACTACATGAAACAAGACAAAACGGAGGCAAAAAGCTACTTTGACAAAGCAAAACAAGAACTTGGTGGAGGTGAAGTTACAGTAGAACTACTAAACTCTGATTTAGAATCAAGTAAAAAAGTTGGCGAATATCTACAAAGTCAACTAGAATCGGCTTTGCCAGGGCTAAAAGTAAACTTAAAAACGGTTCCTAAAAAGAACTTATTGCAATTAACACGAGAACAAAAATATGAAATCGTTCTGTCAAACTGGGGGCCGGATTTCCAAGATCCACTAACGTTCTTAGGTAATTACACAACTGGCAACACATACAACGCTAGTGGTTATTCAAGCGCCGACTACGATAAAATGATTAATGCAACATCAACAACATTAACAACTCAACCAGAAAAACGCTGGGAGACTTTCATTGATGCAGAAAAACTTCTTATCGAAACAGATGCTGCTATGATTCCGCTATATCAAACGGCAGTATGTAATTTGAAAAAAGATACAGTAAAAGGAATTGTTCATCATAACTTTGGGACAAGCTTTTCCTATAAAGGTGCTTACGTAGAGTAG